CATTGTAGTTACACCTCTCTGCCTAAAATCTGTGCTTAAAAAGCTGTGATCTAGTGCCCTGAACTGATTTACAGTTTCCTTTGTTTCTCGCAGCCTTATAATTCATCAGATCTTACCGACGAGCTAAAAGTAAGCCTTTCAAAAGCGGCGAACCAGGAGAAAACCGTTCTAATCACGACTCTGAATGCGGCGTGGGCGCAGAACAATAGCATGGTGGATTTATTCCTGAAAAGTTTCTACATCGGTGACGGAACAGAGGCGttgttgaaaaatttgttgattgtTGCGGTAGATGAGAAGGCGCTCAATCGCTGCTGGGAAATTCATCCGCATTGTTATCTGATGAAAACAGAGGGAGTCGATTTTTCGGGAGAAAAGCTTTTCATGAGTCAAGATTATTTGAAAATGATGTGGAGAAGGCTTCGTTTCTTCGGACAGGTGTTGGAGCGAGGATATAACTTCCTTTTCTCGGTAAGTTAGGTTTTCATGTTGGTCAAGGGTTTGGAGAAAATTGTACAGTAATTTATATCACATTTCCTGATTTTTTATCAGAATAACTCAGATTATATTATTATCCAGGATGCTGATATTATGTGGTTTCGAGATCCCTTTTCTAAATTCTCATCCAAGGCGGACTTCCAAATAGCATCAGATCGTTATACAGGAAAATCAACGGATCTGTACAATAAGCCCAACGGAGGATTCATGTATGTCCACTCCAATAAAAAGACAGTCAATTTTTTCAAGTTTTGGTATCGATCCAAGAAAGTTTATCCCCGTAAAAATGAGCAAGAAGTGTTGAACATACTGAAATGGAAAGAGTTCAGACGCAGGGGACTTAAGGTTGAATTCCTTGACACTAAATATTTTGGCGGGTACTGTCAAAGAACAAAAAATGTGAACTCGGTTTGTACCATGCATGCCAACTGTTGCAAAGGCTTGAAGGCCAAGCTTATTGATTTGAGAAATACTCTCTCCGACTGGGAGAAATATAAGCAAAAAAAAAGGCACGGTAAAGGCAAGGATGTGCGCTGGACATCTGCAGACGCATGTCGGCATTCCTGGCACCGATGAAACTTTTTCAAcactcttgtaatattattattatcattcaaTTTTCCCAAAATATGTGCTCCTAATTCAAAGGAATTAGGAAAAATTCTGAATAATTCCTGTGTAATTAGTTTGAAATTATCTAAATTAGAAGAAAAGAATTAGTGTCCCTGAAATTCCACCATTGATTTTGTTACTTTCCATTTACAATTTTCAAAGAAATCATATTTGATGACTTTCTGAACATGAAGGAACAGAAGTGTCTGTCAAGTGGAAATCCGATGTAGACGTCGTCCACGTTTAGTTAGTTTTGCGGGATTCTCGTGAAAGCATTTGTATATAGTTATTTTTGTTAATTTCCATATTCACATTTTAGAAAATCAAATTAACTACCACCTACCAGAATTAAATACTTGTTTGCATCTAATTTAGACTGTTCACCAGATAATGGAAAAAATTATTTATCTAGTAACACCAATAATATGAAATTCGGTAAGGTGAGGGTATATTAAGAATCTCAGTTAACGGAAACAATTATTTAGAGTAACACCAATAATATGAAATTCGGTAAGGTAAGGGTATATTAAGAATTTCAAATTGAAATTGagagaatttattttttaaattaaaacaatTCTTTAGATCAATAATAAAAACTAACAACAAAGTACAAATATCTGAAGGATTTAGCATttgtgtgagattttgtcaagatcaaggttacaatgaaaaacataaagagagacaatagaatgacaagaacaaactgtattctcatcaatatacaaaatgatcaactggattaaccaatacaatgaatatgagtatgCTTATATAGGCagggccatatggatatacgagcacacaatcatgacatgtggctcaatgagaaacaagggtaggtaagaaatattaggggtaggtaggagaaataatataatattccacaagaggtagatgacccatcgaatgtggagtgtaacagcaagataagaccacaaaaggtggaatttctccgacaagttatatccctatgtgcacacttctctaagtgtctcatatccaaactatgaagagatgcattatcctaagttaacttaagtaaagtgtaataatatccatgatgaatatttatttacaccaacaccccctcttaagtgcaacttaggggaatgaagactcaagtcaacaatgcaagatgggtctcggctacgaggctatgataggtactcatgtacaatatgcaaatgcaaacaaaaccatgcaatgcaatctctcacaaatggagaaagggagaaaacccaatgggaaaaaactgcccccccccaaaagagagatgaatgtataaaagactctcaaagaagaaggacaaaacctcaaagaggaaaatgtcccccccataagagaggaaggagaagtcaactgaccccccctaatgagacatcctgcacccccaagagagctcgcaactgttggaacttactctcagtgaaaggtttggtaaagatgtcaacaacctgctccgttgtaggacaatactgcaaatcaatgacctactcctgaatcagctctcagatgtagtgcatatggatctcgatgtgtttggtccgttgatgttggaccaggttctttgagattgcaatagcactctgattgtcacaatgtagaactgtcgcttgtggagtggtgaacccaaactctgtgagaatctgctgaagccaaatggtctcagtccttgcgttaacaactcctcgatactcagcctcattcgaagagagagcaatagcatgctgcttcttgctctgccagaaaatggggcccgaaccaaggtgaaagttgtaactagaagtagacttacgatcatcaagatcgccagcccaatcggagtctgtgtaaccaaccaagcaaagtcttgtgccaattgcatagtgaatcccatagtgatgtgtaccctagatgtaatgaaggatgcgtttggcgactttccaatgaagctcatatggttcttgcatgaagcgggaaaccatgccaatcgcaaatgaaatatcagagcatgtgcgaagaatcttgaccactttctcggaTTGCTTCGCCACACGAGTCTTGatgtcttgaaatctgtcaaacacttcactcttataaataagaaagtagacccaagtgaagtgggagtaatcatcaatgaaggtgaggacatagtgggccttactaaatgaaggtgctggaaatggacctgctacatcgatgTGAACAAGTTAAAGAAACTTCTAAAGCTCTCCAAgcttccccttatcaaacttctccttgggatgcttgcccatggaacaccctgaacatacaccatctaaaaaactgattcgaggtagacctgtgaccatgtctttagtgttgagttgctgaagatagcggtagttgaggtgaccaaaccgctcatgccatagcttactttctgaatttgaatgagtaagcaaggccctcgaaggagaacttggcacaaagtgggataaTGAATAAATCTTTGATTTGTCATTgatttgtcccactgctaccaaggcatcatcatcaagttcctttaccacaactgaatcaagtgtaaactcaacctttttcccattctcatagtgagtgatttggtagatagagagaaggtcagtagacaagttaggaacata
The nucleotide sequence above comes from Cryptomeria japonica chromosome 11, Sugi_1.0, whole genome shotgun sequence. Encoded proteins:
- the LOC131060282 gene encoding uncharacterized protein At4g15970, with the protein product MKGANQRVARTVTTILLCIAVVGVVYLAIDENLQGSFTPILVSAFSSMQTLFRSEVDDYSTDPDIPYNSSDLTDELKVSLSKAANQEKTVLITTLNAAWAQNNSMVDLFLKSFYIGDGTEALLKNLLIVAVDEKALNRCWEIHPHCYLMKTEGVDFSGEKLFMSQDYLKMMWRRLRFFGQVLERGYNFLFSDADIMWFRDPFSKFSSKADFQIASDRYTGKSTDLYNKPNGGFMYVHSNKKTVNFFKFWYRSKKVYPRKNEQEVLNILKWKEFRRRGLKVEFLDTKYFGGYCQRTKNVNSVCTMHANCCKGLKAKLIDLRNTLSDWEKYKQKKRHGKGKDVRWTSADACRHSWHR